Proteins from a genomic interval of Sphingopyxis sp. QXT-31:
- a CDS encoding LacI family DNA-binding transcriptional regulator, producing MAPRTREKSGKQPTINDVAALAGVSKKTVSRVINRSEFITDKTRQAVEQAIKMLGFVPNPQARALAFRRNFLIALLHDNPNAQTVLNFQQGVLDAIKDSDLALLVRPVDRGSDRLLDDVRTFLEKQRPIGALLLPPISENDELAALCEELGVRYVRVGSAPLDDVRHCVSSNDREVVAEAVSKLVELGHRRIGFVRGPVGFRSAAEREKGFHEALATAGLALPDELFAPGNYRYTAGVDAGEALLSLAKPPTAIFCSNDEMAAGVMSVAHGKGIAVPTELSIIGFDDSPTATHIWPALSTVRWPIREMGVHAARALVPDFLDINTRATDEESHVLPSTFVERQSVAAAKP from the coding sequence ATGGCGCCACGCACCCGGGAAAAGAGCGGCAAGCAACCGACGATCAACGACGTCGCGGCGCTGGCCGGTGTGTCGAAAAAAACGGTCAGCCGGGTCATCAACCGCTCCGAATTCATTACCGACAAGACGCGCCAGGCGGTCGAGCAGGCGATCAAGATGCTCGGCTTCGTTCCCAACCCCCAGGCGCGCGCGTTGGCATTTCGCCGCAACTTCCTGATCGCGCTGCTCCACGACAATCCCAACGCGCAGACGGTGCTCAATTTCCAGCAGGGCGTGCTCGACGCGATCAAGGACAGCGACCTCGCGCTGCTCGTCCGTCCGGTCGATCGCGGCTCGGACCGGCTGCTCGACGATGTGCGCACCTTCCTCGAAAAGCAGCGGCCGATCGGCGCGCTGCTGCTGCCGCCAATTTCGGAGAATGACGAGCTCGCCGCGCTCTGCGAGGAACTTGGTGTGCGCTACGTCCGCGTCGGTTCGGCGCCGCTCGACGACGTCCGCCACTGCGTCTCGTCGAACGACCGCGAAGTCGTCGCCGAAGCGGTCAGCAAGCTCGTCGAACTCGGCCATCGCCGCATCGGTTTCGTGCGCGGCCCGGTCGGCTTCCGTTCGGCCGCCGAGCGCGAAAAGGGCTTCCATGAGGCGTTGGCGACCGCCGGGCTGGCGCTGCCCGACGAACTCTTCGCGCCCGGCAATTATCGTTACACCGCGGGGGTCGACGCGGGCGAGGCGCTGCTTTCGCTCGCCAAGCCGCCGACCGCGATCTTCTGTTCGAACGACGAAATGGCCGCGGGCGTGATGAGCGTCGCGCATGGCAAGGGCATCGCAGTGCCGACCGAACTCTCGATCATCGGCTTCGACGACAGCCCGACCGCGACGCACATCTGGCCCGCGCTCAGCACGGTGCGCTGGCCGATCCGCGAGATGGGCGTGCACGCCGCGCGCGCGCTGGTGCCCGACTTCCTCGACATCAACACGCGCGCCACCGACGAGGAGTCGCACGTGCTGCCCTCCACCTTCGTCGAACGCCAGTCGGTCGCAGCCGCCAAGCCATGA
- a CDS encoding UxaA family hydrolase: protein MSETAALAEAMTPVTALRIHPADNVATCLADIAAGEYIDVEGRGARLIEAVARGHKFALAPIARGERVIKYGFEIGRATADIAVGAHVHSHNLATALSGGGDYRYTEYEAVDTAPAPAPRSFAGYRRADGRVGTRNEIWILPTVGCVGNLAARVARIAGERHAGRIDGVHAFKHPFGCSQLGDDLGHTRGLLAALAQHPNAGGVLIVGLGCESNQLAPLLETIAPERRSHIRTVSAQAVEDDVEACLALVDELVEACAGIERTPVPLSELTLGVKCGGSDGLSGLTANPLVGRMADAVAAAGGKAILTEIPEIFGAEQMLMDRAVSRAVFDETVRLVNDFKQYFIRNGEPVSENPSPGNIAGGITTLEEKSLGAVQKGGQAPLVDVQRYGGEAALPGLTLLEAPGNDAVSSTALTAAGATVILFTTGRGTPLGFPAPTLKIASNSGLASRKSGWIDFDAGQVLNEGFDAASAALLDLIAATASGAETRAEANEEREIAIWKSGVTL from the coding sequence ATGAGCGAAACGGCGGCCCTCGCCGAGGCCATGACACCGGTGACGGCGCTGCGCATCCATCCCGCGGACAATGTCGCGACCTGCCTCGCCGACATCGCGGCGGGCGAATATATCGACGTGGAAGGCCGTGGCGCCCGCCTGATCGAGGCCGTCGCGCGCGGCCATAAATTCGCCCTCGCCCCGATCGCGCGCGGCGAGCGCGTGATCAAATATGGCTTCGAGATCGGCCGCGCGACCGCCGACATCGCGGTCGGCGCGCACGTCCACAGCCACAATCTCGCGACCGCGCTCAGCGGCGGAGGCGACTATCGCTACACGGAGTATGAGGCGGTCGATACCGCGCCCGCCCCCGCCCCGCGCAGCTTCGCGGGCTATCGCCGCGCCGACGGCCGCGTCGGCACGCGCAACGAGATCTGGATCCTGCCGACCGTCGGCTGCGTCGGCAATCTCGCCGCGCGCGTCGCGCGGATCGCGGGCGAGCGCCACGCCGGACGCATCGACGGCGTCCATGCCTTCAAGCACCCCTTCGGCTGCTCGCAGCTCGGCGACGACCTCGGCCACACACGCGGGCTGCTCGCCGCGCTCGCGCAGCACCCCAACGCCGGGGGCGTGCTGATCGTCGGGCTCGGCTGCGAAAGCAACCAGCTCGCGCCGCTGCTCGAAACCATCGCGCCCGAACGCCGCAGCCATATCCGCACGGTGTCGGCGCAGGCGGTCGAGGACGATGTCGAGGCCTGCCTGGCGCTCGTCGACGAGCTGGTCGAGGCTTGCGCCGGGATCGAACGCACGCCGGTGCCGCTCTCCGAACTGACGCTGGGCGTCAAATGCGGCGGCTCGGACGGCCTCTCGGGGCTCACCGCCAATCCGCTCGTCGGGCGCATGGCCGATGCGGTCGCCGCGGCGGGCGGCAAGGCGATCCTCACCGAAATCCCCGAGATTTTCGGCGCCGAGCAGATGCTGATGGACCGCGCCGTGTCGCGCGCAGTGTTCGACGAGACGGTCCGGCTGGTGAACGACTTCAAGCAATATTTTATCCGCAACGGCGAACCCGTCAGCGAAAACCCCTCCCCCGGCAACATCGCCGGCGGCATCACCACGCTCGAGGAAAAGTCGCTCGGCGCGGTGCAAAAGGGCGGCCAGGCGCCGCTCGTCGACGTCCAGCGCTACGGAGGCGAGGCGGCGCTGCCCGGCCTCACCCTGCTCGAGGCGCCGGGCAATGACGCGGTGTCGTCGACCGCGCTGACCGCCGCGGGCGCAACGGTGATCCTGTTCACCACCGGCCGCGGAACCCCGCTCGGCTTTCCCGCACCCACGCTGAAGATCGCGTCGAACAGCGGGCTCGCTTCGCGCAAGTCGGGGTGGATCGACTTCGACGCGGGCCAAGTGCTGAACGAAGGCTTCGACGCCGCGTCGGCCGCGCTGCTCGACCTGATCGCCGCGACCGCTTCGGGCGCCGAAACGCGCGCCGAGGCGAATGAGGAACGCGAGATCGCGATCTGGAAGTCGGGCGTGACGCTTTAG
- a CDS encoding family 43 glycosylhydrolase, whose product MTDRRALLKLAGTGVLGAGLSGFSTPAALAAAPAPAKAAPPWARGFDGQRVPDLGDARFLNPIMAGDHPDPSILKDGADYYMTFSTFESYPGLVIWHSRDLVNWRPIGPALHRNIGSVWAPELCKHDGRYFLYIPTKAPNTSWVIWADKIEGPWSDPVDLKLPNHIDPGHAVGEDGSRWLFLSGGDRVRLSDDGLSRIGEPEHVYDPWRYPADWVVEGFAPEGPKITRHGDYYYMITAVGGTAGPPTGHMVIAARSKSIHGPWENCPSNPLVHTKSAGEKWWSRGHATLVEGPAGDWWSVYHGYENGYWTLGRQALLDPIEWTADGWFRMKGGDLSLPIAKPKGGTVAGPHGMALSDDFGTLALGAKWNFFKPAPDETARARVEGGALVLKARGKAPSDSSPLLLIAGDQAYRFECDIEIAPGGTAGLILFYDDRLYCGLGFDGERFVTHQYGIERARPTNPHGQRMRMRVTNDRHIISYDTSGDGGKTWHRFDRGMEVSGYHHNVRGGFLMLRPGLYSAGEGEARFRDFRFEALP is encoded by the coding sequence GTGACGGATCGGCGTGCGCTGCTGAAACTGGCGGGAACGGGGGTGCTAGGGGCGGGGCTGTCGGGGTTCTCGACACCCGCTGCGCTGGCTGCGGCGCCCGCGCCCGCGAAAGCCGCACCGCCCTGGGCGCGGGGTTTCGACGGGCAGCGCGTCCCCGACCTTGGCGACGCGCGCTTCCTCAACCCGATCATGGCGGGCGACCATCCCGATCCGTCGATCCTGAAGGACGGCGCCGATTATTACATGACCTTCTCGACCTTCGAGAGCTATCCGGGCCTGGTCATCTGGCATTCGCGCGACCTGGTGAACTGGCGCCCGATCGGGCCGGCGCTGCACCGCAATATCGGCTCGGTCTGGGCGCCCGAGCTTTGCAAGCATGACGGGCGCTATTTCCTCTACATTCCCACGAAAGCGCCGAACACCAGCTGGGTGATCTGGGCCGACAAGATCGAGGGGCCGTGGAGCGACCCCGTCGATCTGAAGCTGCCCAATCATATCGACCCGGGTCATGCGGTGGGCGAGGACGGGTCGCGCTGGCTGTTCCTGTCGGGCGGCGACCGCGTGCGGCTGTCCGACGACGGGCTGTCGCGGATCGGCGAGCCCGAGCATGTCTATGACCCCTGGCGCTATCCGGCGGACTGGGTGGTCGAGGGTTTCGCGCCCGAGGGGCCGAAGATCACGCGCCATGGCGACTATTATTACATGATCACCGCGGTCGGCGGCACCGCGGGGCCGCCGACGGGGCATATGGTGATCGCGGCGCGCTCGAAATCGATCCACGGGCCGTGGGAAAATTGCCCCTCGAACCCGCTCGTCCACACCAAGTCGGCGGGCGAAAAATGGTGGTCGCGCGGCCATGCGACCTTGGTCGAAGGCCCGGCGGGCGACTGGTGGAGCGTCTATCACGGCTATGAGAATGGCTATTGGACGCTGGGGCGGCAGGCCTTGCTCGACCCGATCGAATGGACCGCCGATGGCTGGTTCCGGATGAAGGGCGGCGATCTGTCGTTGCCAATCGCCAAGCCGAAGGGCGGCACGGTAGCCGGGCCGCACGGCATGGCGCTATCCGACGATTTCGGGACGCTGGCGCTCGGCGCCAAATGGAATTTCTTCAAGCCCGCACCCGACGAGACGGCGCGCGCGCGCGTCGAGGGCGGGGCGCTGGTGCTGAAGGCGCGCGGCAAGGCGCCGTCGGATTCCTCGCCCTTGCTGCTGATTGCGGGCGACCAAGCGTACCGCTTCGAATGCGATATCGAGATCGCACCGGGCGGCACCGCGGGGCTGATCCTCTTCTACGACGACAGGCTTTATTGCGGGCTCGGCTTCGACGGCGAGCGCTTCGTCACCCACCAATATGGCATCGAGCGCGCTCGGCCGACCAATCCGCACGGGCAGCGGATGCGCATGCGCGTGACCAACGACCGGCATATCATCTCCTACGACACCAGCGGCGACGGCGGGAAGACCTGGCATCGCTTCGACCGCGGCATGGAGGTGTCGGGATATCACCATAATGTGCGCGGCGGTTTCCTGATGCTGCGGCCGGGGCTCTATTCGGCGGGGGAGGGCGAGGCGCGCTTCCGCGACTTCCGGTTCGAGGCTTTGCCCTAA
- a CDS encoding TonB-dependent receptor, with the protein MAIHAMQGVRNLARLACGVSLAVLAVSPARAQDAADAAAPADEVAAEDEIVVTGFRASLDKALDVKRESVSSVDAIVAEDIAKFPDQNLAESLQRIPGITIQRDGGEGRAITVRGLGSQFTRVRVNGMETVATSTDGASANRDRAFDFNVFASELFSSIVVHKTAEASLDEGSLGAVVDLNTGNPLAGKSGFTAALSAQGSYNDLSEKVGPRVAGLLSWVNDAGTLGFAVSAAYSDQKTLELGNNSVRWAQARFDSVDGTPCWTTANSGGTYVPSAACNEVALAFHPRIPRYGEIAHDKKRLGITGSIQFAPTDATKISLDGLYSSFKHQRRERWAEVLLRSNERSINVSDYEIDGDNNLIWATLDDAWVRTEHYLRKAKTEFYQFGATWDQDVSDSFRFTLLGGMSKSTASIPLETTIVFDDRDAQDYRYDYSDMARPVLTFGTSVTDPANFQLAEIRDRPSEVVNKFRTAQLRTEWDVTDGFTVKAGGVYRRFDFSSIAFTRDTVVCGNGGVDRVLGTLACSPSSAFGPNAVYGFPVTPALAEMFTLGRAGQPAGTTTEWLVANLDATTAFTNLYGRTPALDAGNNRAVREEVKGGYLQFDAKGELVGLRYALNAGVRYVHTDQTSAGLNSGTAVTVGRKYEDWLPSMNLALFPHDDFIIRAAVADVVTRPTLGNLTPGGSVDGFNYRINYGNPFLDPFRATSYDLAFEWYFAPQSIFSVALFKKDIASFPVATTTSGTFASTGLPLSVIPPSSPGSINPEGQLWTITSIGNGEGAKLKGIEVSVEAPFKFLPGFLSNFGGIANFTYVDSSADYNVAGPAVVPGGPNPGLVQSSSLYNLSKKALNGTLYYEDSKFSARVSMSYRSAYNDASSATGNIFEGYGSTINVDASLRYSITENIDISVEGINLTDEYRYRFTDAATRRNYENNHFGRTILFGARVKI; encoded by the coding sequence ATGGCTATTCACGCAATGCAGGGCGTCCGCAATCTGGCGAGATTGGCGTGCGGGGTTTCGCTCGCGGTGCTGGCGGTGTCGCCGGCCCGGGCGCAGGACGCGGCCGACGCCGCGGCGCCGGCCGACGAGGTCGCCGCCGAGGACGAAATCGTCGTCACCGGCTTCCGCGCCTCGCTCGACAAGGCGCTCGACGTCAAGCGCGAATCGGTCTCGTCGGTCGACGCGATCGTCGCCGAGGACATCGCCAAATTCCCCGACCAGAATCTCGCCGAATCGCTGCAGCGCATCCCCGGCATCACGATCCAGCGCGACGGCGGCGAAGGGCGCGCGATCACCGTGCGCGGCCTGGGCTCGCAATTCACCCGCGTGCGCGTCAACGGCATGGAAACGGTCGCGACCTCGACCGACGGCGCTTCGGCGAACCGCGACCGCGCCTTCGACTTCAACGTCTTCGCCTCCGAACTGTTCAGCTCGATCGTCGTCCACAAGACCGCCGAAGCGTCGCTCGACGAAGGCTCGCTCGGCGCCGTGGTCGACCTCAACACCGGCAACCCGCTCGCGGGCAAGAGCGGCTTCACCGCCGCGCTGTCGGCGCAGGGCAGCTATAACGACCTGTCCGAAAAAGTCGGCCCGCGCGTCGCCGGCCTGCTCAGCTGGGTGAACGACGCCGGTACCCTCGGCTTCGCGGTGTCGGCCGCCTATTCGGACCAGAAGACGCTCGAACTCGGCAACAACAGCGTGCGCTGGGCGCAGGCGCGCTTCGACTCGGTCGACGGCACGCCCTGCTGGACCACCGCCAATTCGGGCGGCACCTATGTCCCGAGCGCCGCGTGCAACGAGGTCGCGCTCGCCTTCCACCCGCGCATCCCGCGCTACGGCGAAATCGCGCACGACAAGAAAAGGCTGGGTATCACCGGGTCGATCCAGTTCGCGCCGACCGACGCGACCAAGATCTCGCTCGACGGGCTCTATTCGAGCTTCAAGCACCAGCGCCGCGAGCGCTGGGCCGAAGTGCTGCTGCGCAGCAACGAGCGGTCTATCAACGTCAGCGATTATGAAATCGACGGCGACAACAACCTGATCTGGGCGACGCTCGACGACGCCTGGGTGCGCACCGAACATTATCTGCGCAAGGCGAAGACCGAATTCTATCAGTTCGGCGCGACCTGGGACCAGGACGTCAGCGACAGCTTCCGCTTCACCCTGCTGGGCGGCATGTCGAAGTCGACCGCGTCGATCCCGCTCGAAACGACGATCGTGTTCGACGACCGCGATGCGCAGGATTATCGCTACGACTATAGCGACATGGCGCGGCCGGTGCTGACCTTCGGCACCAGCGTCACCGACCCCGCGAACTTCCAGCTCGCCGAAATCCGCGACCGTCCGTCGGAGGTGGTGAACAAGTTCCGCACCGCGCAGCTGCGCACCGAATGGGACGTGACCGATGGCTTCACGGTCAAGGCGGGCGGGGTCTATCGCCGCTTCGATTTCAGCAGCATCGCCTTCACCCGCGACACGGTGGTGTGCGGCAACGGCGGCGTCGACCGCGTGCTCGGCACGCTCGCCTGCTCGCCGAGCTCGGCCTTCGGTCCGAACGCGGTCTATGGCTTCCCGGTCACCCCGGCGCTGGCGGAAATGTTCACGCTCGGCCGGGCGGGCCAGCCCGCGGGCACGACGACCGAATGGCTGGTCGCCAACCTGGACGCGACGACGGCCTTCACCAATCTTTACGGCCGTACCCCCGCACTCGACGCGGGCAACAACCGCGCGGTGCGCGAAGAGGTGAAGGGCGGCTATCTGCAGTTCGACGCCAAGGGCGAGCTCGTCGGGCTGCGTTATGCGCTCAACGCCGGCGTCCGCTATGTCCACACCGATCAGACGTCGGCGGGCCTCAACAGCGGCACCGCGGTGACGGTCGGACGCAAATATGAGGACTGGCTGCCCTCGATGAATCTCGCGCTTTTCCCGCACGACGACTTTATTATCCGTGCCGCGGTTGCCGATGTCGTGACGCGGCCGACGCTGGGCAATCTGACCCCGGGCGGCTCGGTCGACGGGTTTAACTATCGCATCAACTATGGCAATCCGTTCCTCGATCCGTTCCGCGCGACGTCGTACGACCTTGCTTTCGAATGGTATTTCGCGCCGCAGTCGATCTTCTCGGTCGCGCTGTTCAAGAAGGATATCGCAAGCTTCCCGGTCGCCACGACGACGAGCGGAACCTTTGCGTCGACCGGCCTGCCGCTGTCGGTGATCCCGCCGAGCAGCCCGGGTTCGATCAACCCCGAGGGCCAGCTGTGGACGATCACGTCGATCGGCAATGGCGAGGGTGCGAAGCTGAAGGGCATCGAAGTCTCGGTGGAGGCGCCGTTCAAATTCCTGCCGGGCTTCCTGTCGAACTTCGGCGGCATCGCCAACTTCACCTATGTCGACTCGAGCGCCGATTACAACGTCGCCGGGCCGGCGGTGGTGCCGGGCGGGCCGAACCCCGGACTGGTGCAAAGCAGCAGCCTGTACAACCTGTCGAAAAAGGCGCTCAACGGAACGCTCTATTATGAAGACAGCAAGTTCAGCGCACGCGTGTCGATGAGCTATCGCAGCGCCTATAACGATGCGAGCAGCGCGACGGGCAATATCTTCGAAGGCTATGGCTCGACGATCAACGTCGATGCGTCGCTGCGTTATTCGATCACCGAGAATATCGACATTTCGGTCGAGGGCATCAACCTGACCGACGAATATCGCTATCGCTTCACCGATGCCGCCACGCGGCGCAATTACGAGAACAACCATTTCGGCCGCACCATCCTGTTCGGTGCGCGCGTCAAGATCTGA